The Lentzea guizhouensis genome contains a region encoding:
- the tal gene encoding transaldolase: protein MSKPNLEALSGAGVSIWLDDLSRERLTSGNLDELIRDWNVVGVTTNPTIFAGALSKGESYDEQVRELANRGADTEATIREVTTTDVRNACDKFRDVYTSTNGVDGRVSIEVDPRLAFDTDKTVAEAQDLWKTVDRPNLLVKIPATEAGIPAITKVIAEGISVNVTLIFSVERYEKVMEAYVAGLEQAKANGHDLRSIHSVASFFVSRVDTEIDKRLKAIGTDEATALLGKAALANAWIAYDAFEKTFQGERWEALKAGGANAQRPLWASTGVKDPSYSPTLYVDQLVVADVVNTMPEKTLQAVADSGKITGDTVTGRAAQGQEVFDQLAAVGVDLQDVFVALETEGVEKFEKSWEELLETVTNQLAQLKG, encoded by the coding sequence GTGAGCAAGCCGAATCTGGAAGCCCTGTCCGGCGCCGGAGTCTCGATCTGGCTCGACGACCTGTCCCGTGAACGGCTCACCAGCGGCAACCTGGACGAGCTGATCCGCGACTGGAACGTCGTCGGTGTCACCACGAACCCGACGATCTTCGCGGGCGCCCTGTCGAAGGGCGAGTCCTACGACGAGCAGGTCCGCGAGCTCGCGAACCGGGGCGCCGACACCGAGGCGACCATCCGCGAGGTCACGACGACCGACGTGCGCAACGCGTGCGACAAGTTCCGCGACGTCTACACCAGCACGAACGGTGTGGACGGCCGCGTGTCGATCGAGGTCGACCCGCGACTGGCGTTCGACACGGACAAGACCGTGGCCGAGGCGCAGGACCTGTGGAAGACCGTCGACCGGCCGAACCTGCTGGTGAAGATTCCGGCCACCGAGGCGGGCATCCCGGCGATCACGAAGGTGATCGCCGAGGGCATCTCCGTCAACGTGACGCTGATCTTCTCGGTCGAGCGCTACGAGAAGGTCATGGAGGCCTACGTCGCCGGCTTGGAGCAGGCCAAGGCGAACGGCCACGACCTGCGCTCGATCCACTCGGTCGCGTCGTTCTTCGTGTCCCGCGTGGACACCGAGATCGACAAGCGCCTGAAGGCGATCGGCACGGACGAGGCCACCGCGCTGCTGGGCAAGGCGGCGCTCGCCAACGCGTGGATCGCCTACGACGCGTTCGAGAAGACTTTCCAGGGTGAGCGCTGGGAAGCTCTCAAGGCCGGCGGCGCCAACGCGCAGCGCCCGCTGTGGGCGTCGACCGGTGTGAAGGACCCGAGCTACTCGCCGACGCTCTACGTCGACCAGCTCGTCGTCGCCGACGTCGTGAACACGATGCCGGAGAAGACGCTGCAGGCCGTCGCGGACAGCGGCAAGATCACCGGTGACACGGTCACCGGGCGCGCTGCGCAGGGCCAGGAGGTCTTCGACCAGCTCGCCGCCGTGGGAGTCGACCTCCAGGACGTGTTCGTCGCGCTGGAGACCGAGGGCGTCGAGAAGTTCGAGAAGTCCTGGGAAGAGTTGCTCGAGACGGTGACGAACCAACTGGCTCAACTGAAGGGCTGA
- the tkt gene encoding transketolase: MSVTDDITRLTKADLPDDWTELDKRAVDTARVLAADAVQNVGNGHPGTAMSLAPLAYTLFQRVLRHDPADPDWIGRDRFVLSAGHSSLTLYVQLFLSGYGLELDDLKHLRKWGSKTPGHPEHGHTRGVEITTGPLGSGLAAAVGMAMAARRERGLFDPSAAPGQSPFDHHVYVIASDGDIEEGVTSEASSLAGTQQLGNLVVFYDDNKISIEDDTTIALSEDTAGRYEAYGWHVQVVESGENVKGILEAVEKAKAVTDKPSFILLRTIIGFPAPTKQNTGAAHGAALGVDEVKATKEILGFDPEQTFEVADEVLAHAREVVKRGEHAKAEWQKSFDAWASANAENKALLDRLVARELPEGWDAGLPVYEVGGKEIPTRKASGEVINALAEQLPELWGGSADLAESNLTTIKGAKSFGPAEISTGMWSADPYGRVLHFGVRENAMGMILNGIALHGPTRPFGGTFLVFSDYMRPAVRLAAIMKAAVTYVWTHDSIGLGEDGPTHQPIEHLAALRAIPDFAVVRPGDANETAFAWKAVIEQLGPVGLALSRQNLPILEGTSAEGVKRGGYVLFGDENPEIVIIGTGSELQVAAEAGKVLQGEGVAVRVVSMPSIDWFEKQDAEYRESVLPASVKARVAVEAGIAQPWYRYVGDAGEIVSIEHFGASADYQVLFKEFGFTTEDVVAAARRSLDNVRGNK; this comes from the coding sequence GTGAGCGTCACCGACGACATCACCCGGCTCACCAAGGCCGATCTGCCTGATGACTGGACGGAGCTCGACAAGCGCGCCGTCGACACCGCTCGGGTGCTCGCGGCGGACGCCGTGCAGAACGTCGGCAACGGTCATCCCGGCACCGCGATGAGCCTCGCGCCCCTCGCGTACACGCTGTTCCAGCGGGTGCTGCGGCACGACCCCGCCGACCCGGACTGGATCGGCCGCGACCGGTTCGTGCTGTCCGCGGGCCACTCCAGCCTGACGCTGTACGTCCAGCTCTTCCTGTCGGGCTACGGCCTGGAGCTCGACGACCTCAAGCACCTGCGCAAGTGGGGCTCGAAGACGCCGGGCCACCCCGAGCACGGCCACACCCGCGGCGTCGAGATCACCACCGGCCCGCTGGGCTCCGGTCTGGCCGCCGCCGTCGGCATGGCCATGGCCGCCCGCCGCGAGCGCGGCCTGTTCGACCCGTCGGCCGCGCCGGGCCAGAGCCCGTTCGACCACCACGTCTACGTGATCGCCTCCGACGGTGACATCGAGGAGGGCGTCACCTCCGAGGCCTCGTCGCTCGCGGGCACGCAGCAGCTGGGCAACCTGGTCGTCTTCTACGACGACAACAAGATCTCCATCGAGGACGACACCACGATCGCGCTGTCCGAGGACACCGCGGGCCGCTACGAGGCCTACGGCTGGCACGTCCAGGTCGTCGAGTCCGGCGAGAACGTGAAGGGCATCCTCGAGGCCGTCGAGAAGGCCAAGGCCGTCACCGACAAGCCGTCGTTCATCCTGCTGCGCACGATCATCGGCTTCCCGGCGCCGACCAAGCAGAACACCGGTGCCGCGCACGGTGCCGCGCTGGGCGTCGACGAGGTCAAGGCCACCAAGGAGATCCTCGGCTTCGACCCCGAGCAGACCTTCGAGGTCGCCGACGAGGTGCTCGCGCACGCCCGTGAGGTCGTCAAGCGCGGTGAGCACGCCAAGGCCGAGTGGCAGAAGTCGTTCGACGCGTGGGCCTCGGCCAACGCCGAGAACAAGGCCCTGCTGGACCGCCTGGTCGCCCGTGAGCTCCCCGAGGGCTGGGACGCCGGTCTGCCCGTGTACGAGGTGGGCGGCAAGGAGATCCCGACCCGCAAGGCCTCCGGTGAGGTCATCAACGCGCTCGCCGAGCAGCTCCCGGAGCTGTGGGGCGGTTCGGCCGACCTGGCCGAGTCGAACCTGACCACGATCAAGGGCGCGAAGTCCTTCGGTCCGGCGGAGATCTCCACCGGCATGTGGAGCGCCGACCCGTACGGCCGCGTGCTGCACTTCGGTGTCCGCGAGAACGCGATGGGCATGATCCTCAACGGCATCGCGCTGCACGGCCCGACCCGTCCGTTCGGCGGCACGTTCCTCGTGTTCTCCGACTACATGCGCCCCGCCGTGCGCCTGGCCGCGATCATGAAGGCCGCCGTCACGTACGTGTGGACGCACGACTCCATCGGCCTGGGCGAGGACGGCCCGACGCACCAGCCGATCGAGCACCTCGCCGCCCTGCGCGCGATCCCGGACTTCGCGGTCGTCCGCCCCGGTGACGCGAACGAGACCGCCTTCGCGTGGAAGGCCGTCATCGAGCAGCTCGGCCCGGTCGGTCTCGCGCTGAGCCGGCAGAACCTCCCGATCCTGGAGGGCACCTCCGCGGAGGGCGTGAAGCGCGGCGGTTACGTGCTCTTCGGTGACGAGAACCCGGAGATCGTGATCATCGGCACTGGCTCTGAGCTGCAGGTCGCCGCCGAGGCGGGGAAGGTTCTGCAGGGCGAGGGCGTTGCAGTGCGTGTGGTGTCCATGCCGTCCATCGACTGGTTCGAGAAGCAGGACGCCGAGTACCGCGAGTCCGTCCTCCCGGCGTCGGTGAAGGCGCGCGTCGCCGTCGAGGCGGGCATCGCGCAGCCGTGGTACCGCTACGTCGGCGACGCCGGCGAGATCGTCTCGATCGAGCACTTCGGTGCCTCGGCCGACTACCAGGTCCTGTTCAAGGAGTTCGGCTTCACGACGGAAGACGTCGTCGCCGCCGCCCGCCGTTCCCTTGACAACGTGAGGGGTAACAAGTGA
- a CDS encoding heme o synthase has translation MSAVLEAPNRSPRQVVGAYVALTKPRVIELLLITTIPAMLLAQHGLPPLWLIACTLTGGTLAAGSANALNCYVDADIDSVMKRTAARPLAHNAIPPRNALIFGIVLGIVSFAFLWIFVNLMSAVFAVATILFYIFVYTLVLKRRTSQNIIWGGMAGCMPVIIGWSAVTGTVEWPALVMFGVIFFWTPPHTWALAMKFKDDYARAGVPMLPVVATAAQVTRQIVIYSWITVVCTLALAPVTSWIYVAVAALSGVWFAVFAHKLHNVVRRGGSTNTMKFFHMSNLYLMLVFCGLAVDAVVGLPVLGWPF, from the coding sequence ATGAGTGCCGTCCTCGAGGCCCCGAACCGGTCGCCTCGCCAGGTTGTCGGCGCCTATGTGGCGCTCACGAAGCCGCGTGTCATCGAGCTCCTGCTGATCACCACGATCCCCGCGATGCTGCTGGCCCAGCACGGCCTGCCCCCGCTGTGGCTGATCGCCTGCACCCTCACCGGCGGCACTCTCGCCGCGGGGTCGGCGAACGCCCTCAACTGCTACGTCGACGCCGACATCGACTCGGTCATGAAGCGGACGGCGGCCCGCCCGCTCGCGCACAACGCCATCCCGCCGCGCAACGCCCTGATCTTCGGCATCGTGCTCGGAATCGTCTCGTTCGCGTTCCTGTGGATCTTCGTCAACCTCATGTCGGCCGTGTTCGCGGTGGCGACGATCCTGTTCTACATCTTCGTCTACACCCTCGTGCTCAAGCGCCGCACCTCCCAGAACATCATCTGGGGCGGCATGGCGGGCTGCATGCCGGTGATCATCGGCTGGAGCGCGGTGACGGGCACGGTCGAGTGGCCGGCACTGGTCATGTTCGGCGTCATCTTCTTCTGGACGCCGCCGCACACCTGGGCCCTCGCGATGAAGTTCAAGGACGACTACGCCCGCGCAGGCGTGCCGATGCTGCCGGTGGTGGCCACAGCCGCGCAGGTGACGCGGCAGATCGTCATCTACAGCTGGATCACCGTCGTCTGCACGCTGGCCCTGGCCCCGGTCACCTCGTGGATCTACGTGGCCGTGGCGGCGCTGTCCGGCGTGTGGTTCGCCGTCTTCGCCCACAAGCTGCACAACGTCGTGCGTCGCGGCGGCTCCACGAACACCATGAAGTTCTTCCACATGTCGAACCTCTACCTGATGCTGGTGTTCTGCGGTCTCGCCGTGGACGCCGTGGTCGGGTTGCCGGTGCTGGGCTGGCCGTTCTAG
- a CDS encoding HD family phosphohydrolase, producing the protein MRTRTTIPRSVIADVEQRVRRLCEDLAAKLQFHGWHHVSFVRDKAVHFAGRNGAAADVVEVAALVHDLNYMVRRNSLPTDGEALRRKVLFVSGVCIGDIEWVERIVVEAEMRTRHRDISLEAQALSDADTLFKALPVTPVVLAHKYLQENGITLRELAYKIVGEQVGKADDGYYFYDDEAAATYTKWAEVNLSLWRCIVESLDDPCVEDLLTKVVS; encoded by the coding sequence ATGCGTACGCGCACGACGATTCCCAGATCTGTCATAGCGGACGTGGAGCAACGGGTGCGGCGGCTGTGCGAGGACCTGGCGGCCAAGTTGCAGTTCCACGGCTGGCACCACGTGAGCTTCGTCCGGGACAAGGCCGTGCACTTCGCCGGCCGCAACGGCGCCGCGGCCGATGTCGTCGAGGTGGCCGCACTGGTGCACGACCTCAACTACATGGTCCGCCGCAACTCGCTGCCGACCGACGGCGAGGCGTTGCGGCGGAAAGTGCTGTTCGTCTCCGGTGTCTGCATCGGTGACATCGAGTGGGTCGAACGCATCGTCGTCGAGGCGGAGATGCGCACCCGTCACCGTGACATCTCTCTTGAGGCACAAGCGCTGTCGGACGCGGACACGCTGTTCAAGGCGCTGCCGGTGACACCGGTGGTCCTCGCGCACAAGTATCTGCAGGAGAACGGCATCACCCTGCGGGAGCTCGCGTACAAGATCGTGGGCGAGCAGGTGGGCAAGGCCGACGACGGCTACTACTTCTACGACGACGAAGCCGCCGCCACCTACACCAAGTGGGCCGAGGTGAACCTCTCGCTGTGGCGGTGCATCGTCGAGTCGCTCGACGACCCGTGCGTCGAGGACCTGCTCACCAAGGTCGTTTCCTGA